In the genome of Bacteroides mediterraneensis, the window GCTGGTGACCCGCATCGTGGAAGCCTACGAGAAATTCGAGGAAAAAGAGAAAGCGGAAAGAAAACAACTGCGCGCTGCCAGAGAAGCCGAAAAGACTCCACAGGCATGAACATAACGAATCCTATTCATTACTAAACATAACAAGACAATGAGCAAAGCATTAACAAAAACAGACTTCCACTTTCCTGGACAGAAAAGTGTGTATCACGGAAAAGTACGTGATGTGTACAACATCAACGATGAAAAGTTAGTAATGGTTGCTACCGACCGTATCTCGGCATTCGATGTCGTGCTGCCGGAAGGTATCCCTTATAAAGGACAGATGCTGAACCAGATTGCGGCTAAATTCCTGGACGCTACCACAGACATCTGCCCGAACTGGAAACTGGCTACTCCCGACCCGATGGTTACCGTGGGCGTGATGTGCCAGGGATTCCCTGTAGAAATGATTGTACGTGGCTATCTTTGCGGAAGCGCATGGCGTGCCTACAAGAGCGGCGTGCGTGAAATCTGCGGTGTGCGTCTGCCGGAAGGCATGAGAGAAAACGAGAAGTTCCCTCATCCGATCATCACTCCGACCACCAAGGCCGAAATGGGTATGCACGACGAAGATATCTCCAAAGAAGAAATCCTGGCCAGAGGATTGGCTACTCCGGAAGAATATGCCATCCTGGAGAAATATACACTGGCGTTGTTTGAACGCGGTACTCAGATGGCGGCTGAACGTGGCCTGATTCTGGTAGACACGAAATATGAATTCGGAAAGCACAACGGCGAAATCTACCTGATGGACGAAATCCATACACCGGACTCCAGCCGTTACTTCTACTCAGAAGGTTATCAGGAACGCTTCGAAAAAGAAGAACCGCAGAAGCAGCTTTCAAAGGAATTCGTACGCGAATGGCTGATGGCCAACGGCTTCCAGGGCAAGGAAGGACAGCAGGTGCCTGAAATGACTCCGGCCATCGTGGAATCTATCAGCGACCGCTACATCGAGTTGTTTGAGCACATCACGGGCGAAAGCTTCGTAAAAGGTGACACAGACAACCTGGCCAAACGTATCGAAAAGAACGTAACTGACTATTTGTTGCTTTAATTTAAAAGCATCTGACCCTAATCTCCCTTTGCGGAATGAAACGGCTTTCATTCGCAGAGGGAGATTCACCATTACATTGTCCCATCTTAACTTTCCACGCATGTCTCATTACCCACAAGAAAATATCAAGCCATACAACGAAAAAGAGGGCAAGGCTGCCCAGGTAGAAAAAATGTTCGACCACATCGCACCGGCATACGACAACCTGAACCACCTGATGTCATGGGGCATCGACAAAAGCTGGCGACGGAAGGCTATCCGCCTGCTGGAACCTTATCATCCCCAGCACATCATGGACGTGGCTACCGGCACGGGCGACTTCGCCATCCAGGCCTGCCAGATGTTGCAACCGGCCGAGCTGATTGGTACGGATATCTCGGAGGGCATGATGAACGTGGGACGCGAGAAGGTGAAACAGCTGGGACTCGACCAACAGATTTCTTTTGCGAAAGAAGACTGTACGGCACTGTCCTTCCCCGAAAACCGGTTTGATGCCATCACGGTGGCATTCGGAATCCGCAACTTCGAGCATCTGGACAAGGGCCTGAAAGAGATGTACAGAGTACTGGTGCCCGGCGGACATCTCGTCATTCTGGAACTGTCGGAACCGGCACATTTCCCCATGAAACAGGGTTACGCACTTTATTCCAAATTCGTGATACCGGCCATGGGCTGGCTGCTCTCGAAAGACCGCAGCGCCTATACTTACCTGCCCGAATCAATCAAGGCTTTCCCCCAAGGAGAAGTCATGCAGGAAATTATCCGGAAGGCCGGCTTCAGCGAGGTAAAGTTCAAACGACTGACCATGGGTACATGTACACTCTATTTTGCGACAAAATAACTAATATCTTTGAACCTTATGAAAAAATTTGGCTTAATCGGTTATCCGCTTGGACATTCTTTTTCCAAGAACTTTTTCAATGAAAAATTCCATTCAGAAAATATTGACGCGGAATACGTGAACTTTGAGATTCCGACCATTGAAGAATTTCCGCAAATCATCAAGACCAACCCCAATCTGGTGGGCCTGAATGTGACCATCCCTTACAAGGAAAAAGTGATTTCGTATCTGGATGAACTGGACAAAGACGCGCAGGCAATCGGGGCTGTCAATGTCATCAAAATAGAGCATACCAAAGGGGGCCCCAAACTGATTGGCTATAATTCCGACATCATCGGGTTTGTCCGTTCCATCGAGGCCTTGCTGGAACCTTACCACAAAAAAGCGCTGATTCTGGGTACAGGCGGAGCCTCAAAAGCCATTCATCAAGGGTTGAAACAGCTGGGGCTGGAAACGCTGTTCGTATCGCGCAGCAAACACAATGATGAAGTTATTACGTACGAAGAAATTACACCCGAAATCATGCAGGACTACAAGGTGATTGTGAACTGTACGCCGGTGGGCATGTATCCGAAGGCCGACGAGTGTCCGAATATCCCCTACGAACTGCTGACTCCACAGCATCTGTTGTACGACCTGCTCTACAATCCGAACACCACGCTTTTCATGAAGAAGGGAAGCGACCAGGGAGCCATCGTCAAAAACGGGCTGGAAATGCTCTTGTTGCAGGCTTTCGGGGCATGGGATATCTGGAACAGCTAACCACGGACTCAATACCCATTTTCAATGACCACAAAAAAGAAAATCCTCTGGTCGGCAGGCATCGTGATACTGCTGGTCGTGGGAATCGTCGTCGGGGGAGGTCTCTACCTGATTGATTTTGCGCTCCGCCCGGAAAACCGGGGGAAAAACATGGTGGAATCTGAAACTTTCATGCGAAAGGAATATCCTCAGATTGTCCAATGGCTGGACAGTTTGGAGGAACATCATGCGCTCCGGGATACGTTTATCCTCGCGCCCGACGGCATCCGGATGCATGCGTTTTATGCACACGCTTCCCGCCCTACTGCCCGCACGGCGATTATCGTGCACGGCTATACGGACAATGCCATCCGCATGTTTCACATCGGGTATCTCTACAACCATTCGCTGGACTGTAATATCTTGCTGCCGGACTTGCGCTACGCAGGACTGACGGAAGGGGATGCCATCCAGATGGGGTGGCTGGACCGGAAGGACGTGAAGCAATGGATAGACGTGGCACCGGCTTTGTTCGGTGATTCCTTGCAGGCGGTGGTGCATGGCATCTCCATGGGGGCGGCCACTACCATGATGCTGTCGGGGGATGCAACACCCGACTACGTGACTTGCTTCGTGGAAGACTGCGGCTACACCAGTGTATGGGACCAGTTCAGCAAGGAACTGAAAGGATTGTTCGGCTTGCCTCCTTTCCCGTTGCTCTACACGGCCAGCTGGATCTGCCAGCTACAGAACGGATGGAACTTTCAGGAGGCATCGGCTTTGTTGCAGGTAGCGAAATGCCGCAAGCCGATGCTGTTCATCCACGGTGACAACGACGACTTTGTACCGACGTGGATGGTGTACAAGCTTTATGAGGCCAAACCAGCTCCCAAAGAGCTGTGGATTACAGAGGGCGTGGACCATGCCCATTCCTACAAACTGTATCCGGACGAATACACGGAACGGGTAAAGGCTTTTACGGAAAAATACTTGCACTGATTCTCAGAAGAAGGCGGTCTTGAAACAGAAGCACTGAACAGGCCGACTTACAATTTCTAAATAATACCCTAAAAAAATCTCCTGCTTCAGTCCTCATTTATCTTCGATGAAAGGACGAAAGCAGGAGATTTTTTACGTTGGAATTCCAATTAATCAAATATTGACTTTCACGATTTTATTTCTTTGAGACGGCTGTGTCCTGTATCGGTTCGCCTCTCTCCGAATCAAGCCTGAAGTTCCTCACATTCTTTCAGCCACAGCGCTGCACTGGCATCGCTCGGCATGCGCCAGTCGCCCCGCGGACTCAAGGAAACGGAACCTACTTTCGGACCGTCGGGCAAGCAAGAACGCTTGAACTGCTGGGCAAAGAAACGACGGTAAAAATTCGTCAGCCATTTCTTAATGGTCGTGCTGTCGTACGTGCCGCGGAAAGCAATCTCAGCCAGATAGAAGATTTTGGCCGGACGGAAGCCGAAACGTAGGAAATGGAACAGGAAGAAGTCGTGCAGCTCGTAAGGACCTACCAAGTCTTCGGTCTTCTGCTTGATGTTGCCGTTCTCGTCGGCTGGAATCAGTTCCGGACTGATTGGGGTATCGATGATGTCGAGCAGGGTATTGCGGGACAAGGTATCCACTCCCGTCTGTGCCACCCAATTGACCAGATAGCGTACCAAGGTCTTGGGGATGCTGGCATTCACGCCGTACATTGACATGTGGTCGCCGTTGTAGGTAGCCCATCCCAAGGCTAGTTCCGACAGGTCGCCGGTACCGATGACTAGTCCGCCCAGCTTGTTGGCGTAATCCATCAGAATCTGCGTCCGCTCGCGGGCCTGTCCGTTCTCGTAAGTCACATCGTGTACCGACATGTCCTGACCAATATCCTGAAAATGCTGGATGCAGGCATCCTTGATGCTGATTTCTTTCGTAGTCACTTGCAGAGAAGCCATCAGGGAAAGGGCATTGTGATACGTGCGGTCGGTGGTTCCGAAACCCGGCATGGTCACTCCCACGATTCCTTTTCGCGGCAAGCCCAGCTTGTCGAAGGTCTTGACACAGACCAACAAGGCCAGCGTGGAGTCCAGCCCCCCGGAAATACCTAATACGACGGTCTTGCAATGGGTATGCACCAGACGTTTGGCCAATCCGGCCACCTGAATGGAGAAGATTTCCTCGCAGCGCTCGTCCAGCTGACGGCTGCCTGAAGGCACGAAAGGATGAGGTTCTACCGGACGGGTCAGACTCAGTTCACGCGAAGAAACCAGTTCCGTACTGATATGCTGTACCGGCATCTCCTGATGAGTCCGTACGCTGGCCGCAAACGTAGTGTTCACCAAGCGTTCCCCTCTCAGGCGCTCCACATCAATCTCACTGATGACCAGCTGTTCTTCGAAAGAGAAACGTTCGGAAGCGGCAAGCAGACTGCCGTTTTCGTAAATCAGGGCATTCCCCGCGAAAACCACGTCGGTAGTCGATTCGCCAAAACCGCAGGAAGAGAATACGTATCCCGCCAGGCACCGCGCCGATTGCTGCGCCAACAAAGAACGGAGGTACTGGTGCTTACAGATATTTTCCGTATCGGCCGACAGGTTGAAGATAATCTCGGCTCCTTTCAGTACCAGTGTGGAACTGGGGGGGACGGGTGCCCATACATCCTCGCAGATTTCTACGCCAAAGCAGACCTCTGGCGTATCGAAGAGCAAACGGGCACTCATGGGAACCACCTGTCCGCAGAGACGGACGGTGGTGGAATCGGGATGAGCCACCGACGGAGTGAACCAACGCTGCTCATAAAATTCTTTATAGTTAGGAAGGTAAGTCTTAGGCACAAGTCCCAGAATCTTTCCCTTCTGAAAAATCACCGCACAATTCATCAGAGTGGAATTCACCATGACCGGCATGCCGACAATGGAAATAATATCCAGCTGACGTGTGTTGTTGACTATCTGCATCAGGGCGAACTCCGCCTGCTCCAGCAACAAGCTCTGGGCAAACAAATCTCCACAGGAATATCCGGTCAGGTTCAATTCCGGAAAAGCGATAATCTGTACACCCTTCCCATCGGCAACGACAATCTGTTTCTCTGTCTGCTGCGCATTAAACTTGCAGTCGGCTACCTTCACGGCAGGAATAGCAGCCGCCACTTTTACAAAACCAAATCTCATATAAATTTGTTATATATAATATAGTGATGCAAAAATAAACAATATTTACACACGCCCCTATCCTGAAGCAGGAGATTTTAACGCAGAAGCACAAAGTAAAAAAAACAAAAAACTGAGCGTTCTATTTGCCAGAAGAAAAAATCTTTGTATATTTGCCTTCGAATTAGAATTGTAACAATTACAGAATTGAAAAATATGACAGCATACGAATATTTGCTCGACCACCAGATTAAGCCTTCGGTACAACGCATTGCCATCATGGATTATTTGCTGAAGCATAAAACCCATCCATGCATTGACGAAATTTATACGGCGTTGTGCAAAGAGATTCCTACGCTCTCCAAGACCACAGTATACAATACCCTCAAGCTGTTCGTGGAGCATGGTGCGGCAAAGATGCTGACCATAGATGAAAAAAACGCTTGTTTTGACGGCGACATGCAGCCGCATGCACATTTTCAGTGCAAGGTATGCAACAAAATATATGATGTACCTGTAAAGATGGACCCGAGTGAAGCCGAAATGTTCCAGAAAGACGGATTCATCGTGGAAGAGGTACACCAGTATTACAAAGGCATCTGCCCGGAATGTGCCAGCAAAGACATAATGAAGAACTAAAAAACATAACTTATTAATATATAACTAACTACTTAAAATTTTTGACGTATGAAGAAATTTATCTGTACTGTTTGTGGTTACATCTATGAAGGTGAAGCAGCTCCTGAAAAATGTCCGATGTGTAAAGCTCCTGCTTCTAAGTTCAAAGAACTGGAAGAAGCTGAAGGTGGCTTGCAGTTCGTAGACGAACACGTTATCGGCGTAGCTAAAGGTTGCGACGACGAAATGATTAAGGACCTGAACAACCACTTCATGGGTGAATGTACTGAAGTTGGTATGTACTTGGCCATGAGCCGTCAGGCTGACCGCGAAGGTTATCCGGAAGTTGCAGAAGCTTTCAAGCGCTATGCTTGGGAAGAAGCTGAACACGCTGCTAAATTCGCCGAACTGCTGGGTGACTGCGTATGGGATACTAAGACAAACCTTGAAAAGCGTATGAACGCTGAATGTGGCGCTTGCGAAGACAAGAAGCGTATCGCCACTCGCGCTAAACAGCTGAACCTGGATGCTATCCATGACACTGTTCATGAAATGGCTAAAGACGAAGCTCGTCACGGAAAAGGTTTCGAAGGTCTGTACAACAGATATTTCAAGAAATAATTGAAACACAGACTTTCATTACAAATAAAAAAAGAGACCGCTCTCAATCATGAGAACGGCCTCTTTTTTTTCAACATCTCCATTCCACTTCAGTACTTTCTAAGGAGTACCAGAGTACTTCCAAGAAAGTACCGTAGTACTTCTTCGGCAGTACTGAAGTACTCCCTTGGAAGTACTAAAAAAATGCAACCTGATTAACTGACTGTCCTTCCAAGCCAAGTCAGCTTGTGCCAAATGGCCTCCAACGGGCCACGCTTAAAATGCCGGAACCACCAATGGGCAAAAGCCAACTGCAACAGGAAGAAAACAATTCCCACCAACAGGCTGACCGTCGTACCGCAATACTGATGCCAAGCCAATCCGTAACCGAAATACAGGAAACTCCCGATAACTGACTGCATGATGTAATCGGTCAGACTCATTCTTCCGTAGGGCACCAGAATCTTCTGTATCTTGCCCTTACCCATCCAGTAAAGCAACAGAAACCCAGAAACCATGATCAGCATGAAACAGAAATTATACCAGGAATTCAGGATGGTCTTCAGGCTGTCCAGCATCAAAGGCTGAGACACCAACGAGAAAACGAAGGTCTTGACAAAATAAAACCCCACTGCCAGCGGGAGAGAAAAACACAACACGTAGGTCCAGAAGTTGCGAGAGCGCCCCAACGCCGTTTCTGAAGAGGAATCAAAATAGCCCATCCTGCCTATCCACAGGCCGAGTACAAACAAGGCACAAGTCTGGAAAACCCTTCCGTAACACCAGGCCCAGTTCAAACTGGCCAGCTGTCCGATAGTAAAGTTCATTTTCACCATTTCCCACCAGGAATCGCCTCCCAGCTGCGGATATACGTCTCCCAACGAAAAAATCATCTGGCGGGGTGCATAGTCCGGACTGAGCCATCCACACACCACTTTTATCCATTCCACCGGCTGAAGCATCAGTATGACGGAAAGTATCAGCAAAGACCGGTTCTTCCAATGACGGACGGGTACCAGAATAAAGCCTAAAATGGCATAAAGCACCAATATCTCACCGGGGAAGAACAGGGAATTCACAAACCCGAATCCCAACAGCAGCACCAGTCTCCACATGTAGCGTCCCTTAAAATCCTCTCCACGCTTGGCAGCACTACGGCTCTGTAAATAGAAAGTGAAACCAAACAGCAAGGCAAAAATGGCGTAAGCCTTCCCTGAGAACAAGAAAAACAACATGTCCCACAGCGTTTTATCCAAATGAGCCAATGCAGGAGAAGCAGGTTCGGGAAAAGAATAAAAATTGAAATGTTCGATGTTATGGAGCAGAATAATCCCCATTACGGCAAATCCCCTCAGCGCATCAATGGCCAGGATCCGCTCTTTTTTCTGTACGTTTTCCATAAAAGATTCATATTAACAAAAAAGAAAACGGAAAACCGTTTCATCATCATCCGGATTTCCGTTTTCGCACCCAAAATGAAAACCTCTCAGTCCTTCATTTTGTCTACTATTTCTTTATTCTCAATTCTTGGTAGAATCAGTTGCAGCAGCCGGAGCAGTTGTAGCAGCTGCATCTTTCTGAGGAGCAGCAAAACCAGCAGGAGCATTCAACGGATTGGTCTTCTGTTCTTTCACTGCCTGTTCCATGATGACTGAAGAACCTTCTGCCTGAGAAGGAACCACGTATGCAGTAGCCACACTGACAATCACCATAAATGCAGCCAGACCCCAAGTCAGTTTTTCAATAAAATCGGTTGTCTTACGAACTCCCATAATCTGATTGGAAGATGCAAAGCTGGAAGAAAGGCCTCCTCCTTTTGAATTCTGTATCAATACCACAAAGCACATCAATACAGCTGCAAGTACCATTAATACGACAAATAATAAATACATTTTCTTTTATTTTGATTTAGCGTTAATAATCAACTTCTCTAAAAACCTGATTTGGTCTGCAAAGTAAGTATTTTTTTTCGGATATTTCAAATTTAATTTTTTAATAATTTCCAGCGCCTTATCATATCGTTGCTGTTTAACATAAATTTTAGCCAAGGTTTCCGTGAAATAATTCTCCTCATCCTCCGGCTCGGACTGTTCCCCTTCAGCCTCTTCCGGCTCCCCCTCCTTTTCCAGAGACTTTTCCTCTTCTTCCTTCAAAGGAAGCGCTTCGCCGAAGGAAGTATCCTCCATTAAGGAGATTTCTCCTTTCCCTTCTTCTTTCGAAGCCTTTTCAATAAAGTTGTCAATCAGTTCCTGTCCTTTCAATGGTACAGCTTCCGCCCCTTCAGCCGGAAACTCCTCTGCCAGTACGGAGGTATAGTCCACAGCTTCTGCCGGCAACGGAAGCAGGCTGTCCGTGGTTGCTCCACTGGTATCCGACAAGAAACGGTCAATCAAATCCAAGGTTCTATCTTCCGCCCCTGCTACAAGCTCTCCGGATTTTTCCGTATGCTGCCTGATAACGAAATGTTCGCCTTCGATGGCATAAAACAATACGCTTAAATCGGCCACGAATAAAGCTCCCTTGCGTAATTCCTCCTGAAAAGAAGGGTCGTGCAGCAAGAACAAATTTTTCAGATACAAAATCCGGGCAGTCTGAAAATAAGGATAGCGCTCCAAGAGCCTTTTCAACTCGTAAAGGCTTTCCGTTCCCAACAATTCCGGGTGCTCAATCCACTCTTGTAACCGCTGCTGTATCATCATCCTCTTACCAGTTGGCTACTGTGGCATTAAATATCTGCTCTACAATTTCATCAATCATCTGCTGCACAAGCTCCTCCTGTACAGACGACAGCTGCTGGCTCGCATTATATTCGCGGCTAGCCGTAAACTGCTGGTCAGAGAAATCTTCCGCGTGGTTTGAATTGTTCACAAACCGCACATTCACAGTCATTCTCAACTCAGCCATCGTAGAATAACCGTCGGAACCAACTCCCTTGTTGTAGGCATCGTAATTGGTAATCTCACCCGAAAGTTCCAAGTCACCCCCCTGACGCACCTGTTTCAAACGGGTCTGCTGCATGTATTTATCCTGCAAAGCCGTATTAAACATAGACTCCATCGGGCCCCATACAAAGGCAGCCGAACGGTTCGGGAAGTTCTGGAAACTGATAGTCTTCACCTTATCGTAATTGATGGAAGACCCATTAAACTTATAAGACACGGTGCATGCAGTCAGAATGCACAATACCACCGGAAGCACATATTTTGTCAGTCGGATATATTTTTTATTCAAGCCCATATTCTTTTATTTTTCTATAAAGTGTACGTTCTGATATTTTCAAGTCATTGGCGGCATTTTTCCGTTTTCCATGATGGCGTTCCAGCGCCTTGCGAATCATCTCCTTCTCTACTTCATCCAGCGACAGATTTTCTTCTACGTATTCTTCCGTATCCTGCACATCCGACACATCCGCCGAAGTGACTTTCACACCAGAGGTCACGGGAGAGACATTGCCAACGGAAGTTACATTGGAAACCTTCCCAACTTCCGTCACCGGATTCAATACTACTGAAGGAGTCTGCATCAAGCTGACCGGGGTTTCCGGAATATAATGAACCGGAGTCGTAGAGGCAGGTGTCATGGGAGCCCCCCCTGCCCGTTCCGCCATAATATCGTGTACCAGCTTCTTCAATTCCGTCACATCCCGACGCATATCAAACAGCACCTGATACAGAATTTCCCTCTCACTCTGAAAACCTTTCTCCCCTTCCGGTTTCAATCCGCCTAAAAGAGTGGGATACTTCGATACTGGCTGTGCCGGCAGATATCCTTGCAGAATATCAGCAGTTATATCACGATTGGTCTCAATAATGGAAATCTGTTCGGTAATGTTCTTCAGCTGCCGGATGTTTCCTGGCCATGTATAAGACACCAGCAAACGCCGGGCATCGTCCGTAAGCTGGATAGCCGGCATCCGGTATTTTTCCGCAAAATCAGCCGCAAACTTCCGAAACAGGAGAGGAATATCATCCGGACGTTCACGCAAGGCCGGCACCTTGATAGGCACTGTATTCAAACGATAATACAAATCTTCACGAAACCGCCCGTCGGCTATGGCTTCAGAGAAATCCACGTTTGTGGCAGCCACAATACGTACATCCGTTTTCTGCACCTTGGACGAGCCTACCTTTATATATTCTCCGGTTTCCAGCACACGAAGTAAACGAGCCTGTGTAGAGAGAGGCAATTCTCCCACCTCATCCAGGAAGATGGTCCCGCCGTTTGCCTCGGCAAAATATCCGTTACGGTCGCTGATAGCTCCCGTAAAAGCTCCTTTTTCATGGCCGAACAGTTCCGAGTCAATCGTACCTTCGGGAATGGCCCCACAGTTGACCGCAATATACGGACCGTGCTTCCTCCGACTAAACTGATGAATTATCTGCGGAAAACTTTCCTTTCCGACACCACTTTCACCCGTAACCAGTACAGACAGGTCCGTAGGAGCCACCTGCATAGCCACATCAATGGCCCGATTCAAGCCTTCACAGTTTCCGATAATGCCGAACCGCAGTTTCACATTCTGTATTTCTGATTTCACCATACATTCCTCGATTATATGACAAAATTACAAAAAGTTTGAGACCCGCCCATGCATTTAGTAAAAATTAGAAGACCGTACGAATCATGAAACGGATTCCCCACTTGCTGGCAGTAGGCAATTCATTATAATTCAACCGGCGCACATACTCCACATGCAATAATTTGAAGATATTGTGAATCCCTGCACTCACCTCTACATACGGTTTCTTGGGATCCATCACATAACTGGAAGTATGGAAATTTCCAGCCGCATCGTAATGCCCCGGGAAAAGCATCAGCTCCGTATCGTTAGCATTTTGAGGAAGCAACGGATTATTCTTGTCCGTCAGTGTTCCCCACAAACATTTGATACCGATAAACTCACGCCATTTCAGCTTCTTCAGCAAAGGAATACGATTGAATATCTTTCCCTGCAAATTCCATGACACATCCAAAGAGGCATAACGGTCGTTCAGGAACTCCATATTATTAATTAAGCTGAAGGTT includes:
- a CDS encoding phosphoribosylaminoimidazolesuccinocarboxamide synthase, with the protein product MSKALTKTDFHFPGQKSVYHGKVRDVYNINDEKLVMVATDRISAFDVVLPEGIPYKGQMLNQIAAKFLDATTDICPNWKLATPDPMVTVGVMCQGFPVEMIVRGYLCGSAWRAYKSGVREICGVRLPEGMRENEKFPHPIITPTTKAEMGMHDEDISKEEILARGLATPEEYAILEKYTLALFERGTQMAAERGLILVDTKYEFGKHNGEIYLMDEIHTPDSSRYFYSEGYQERFEKEEPQKQLSKEFVREWLMANGFQGKEGQQVPEMTPAIVESISDRYIELFEHITGESFVKGDTDNLAKRIEKNVTDYLLL
- the ubiE gene encoding bifunctional demethylmenaquinone methyltransferase/2-methoxy-6-polyprenyl-1,4-benzoquinol methylase UbiE; amino-acid sequence: MSHYPQENIKPYNEKEGKAAQVEKMFDHIAPAYDNLNHLMSWGIDKSWRRKAIRLLEPYHPQHIMDVATGTGDFAIQACQMLQPAELIGTDISEGMMNVGREKVKQLGLDQQISFAKEDCTALSFPENRFDAITVAFGIRNFEHLDKGLKEMYRVLVPGGHLVILELSEPAHFPMKQGYALYSKFVIPAMGWLLSKDRSAYTYLPESIKAFPQGEVMQEIIRKAGFSEVKFKRLTMGTCTLYFATK
- a CDS encoding shikimate dehydrogenase, with protein sequence MKKFGLIGYPLGHSFSKNFFNEKFHSENIDAEYVNFEIPTIEEFPQIIKTNPNLVGLNVTIPYKEKVISYLDELDKDAQAIGAVNVIKIEHTKGGPKLIGYNSDIIGFVRSIEALLEPYHKKALILGTGGASKAIHQGLKQLGLETLFVSRSKHNDEVITYEEITPEIMQDYKVIVNCTPVGMYPKADECPNIPYELLTPQHLLYDLLYNPNTTLFMKKGSDQGAIVKNGLEMLLLQAFGAWDIWNS
- a CDS encoding alpha/beta hydrolase, whose product is MTTKKKILWSAGIVILLVVGIVVGGGLYLIDFALRPENRGKNMVESETFMRKEYPQIVQWLDSLEEHHALRDTFILAPDGIRMHAFYAHASRPTARTAIIVHGYTDNAIRMFHIGYLYNHSLDCNILLPDLRYAGLTEGDAIQMGWLDRKDVKQWIDVAPALFGDSLQAVVHGISMGAATTMMLSGDATPDYVTCFVEDCGYTSVWDQFSKELKGLFGLPPFPLLYTASWICQLQNGWNFQEASALLQVAKCRKPMLFIHGDNDDFVPTWMVYKLYEAKPAPKELWITEGVDHAHSYKLYPDEYTERVKAFTEKYLH
- a CDS encoding NAD(+) synthase; protein product: MRFGFVKVAAAIPAVKVADCKFNAQQTEKQIVVADGKGVQIIAFPELNLTGYSCGDLFAQSLLLEQAEFALMQIVNNTRQLDIISIVGMPVMVNSTLMNCAVIFQKGKILGLVPKTYLPNYKEFYEQRWFTPSVAHPDSTTVRLCGQVVPMSARLLFDTPEVCFGVEICEDVWAPVPPSSTLVLKGAEIIFNLSADTENICKHQYLRSLLAQQSARCLAGYVFSSCGFGESTTDVVFAGNALIYENGSLLAASERFSFEEQLVISEIDVERLRGERLVNTTFAASVRTHQEMPVQHISTELVSSRELSLTRPVEPHPFVPSGSRQLDERCEEIFSIQVAGLAKRLVHTHCKTVVLGISGGLDSTLALLVCVKTFDKLGLPRKGIVGVTMPGFGTTDRTYHNALSLMASLQVTTKEISIKDACIQHFQDIGQDMSVHDVTYENGQARERTQILMDYANKLGGLVIGTGDLSELALGWATYNGDHMSMYGVNASIPKTLVRYLVNWVAQTGVDTLSRNTLLDIIDTPISPELIPADENGNIKQKTEDLVGPYELHDFFLFHFLRFGFRPAKIFYLAEIAFRGTYDSTTIKKWLTNFYRRFFAQQFKRSCLPDGPKVGSVSLSPRGDWRMPSDASAALWLKECEELQA
- a CDS encoding Fur family transcriptional regulator — its product is MTAYEYLLDHQIKPSVQRIAIMDYLLKHKTHPCIDEIYTALCKEIPTLSKTTVYNTLKLFVEHGAAKMLTIDEKNACFDGDMQPHAHFQCKVCNKIYDVPVKMDPSEAEMFQKDGFIVEEVHQYYKGICPECASKDIMKN
- a CDS encoding NADH peroxidase, encoding MKKFICTVCGYIYEGEAAPEKCPMCKAPASKFKELEEAEGGLQFVDEHVIGVAKGCDDEMIKDLNNHFMGECTEVGMYLAMSRQADREGYPEVAEAFKRYAWEEAEHAAKFAELLGDCVWDTKTNLEKRMNAECGACEDKKRIATRAKQLNLDAIHDTVHEMAKDEARHGKGFEGLYNRYFKK
- a CDS encoding DUF418 domain-containing protein produces the protein MENVQKKERILAIDALRGFAVMGIILLHNIEHFNFYSFPEPASPALAHLDKTLWDMLFFLFSGKAYAIFALLFGFTFYLQSRSAAKRGEDFKGRYMWRLVLLLGFGFVNSLFFPGEILVLYAILGFILVPVRHWKNRSLLILSVILMLQPVEWIKVVCGWLSPDYAPRQMIFSLGDVYPQLGGDSWWEMVKMNFTIGQLASLNWAWCYGRVFQTCALFVLGLWIGRMGYFDSSSETALGRSRNFWTYVLCFSLPLAVGFYFVKTFVFSLVSQPLMLDSLKTILNSWYNFCFMLIMVSGFLLLYWMGKGKIQKILVPYGRMSLTDYIMQSVIGSFLYFGYGLAWHQYCGTTVSLLVGIVFFLLQLAFAHWWFRHFKRGPLEAIWHKLTWLGRTVS
- the secG gene encoding preprotein translocase subunit SecG; its protein translation is MYLLFVVLMVLAAVLMCFVVLIQNSKGGGLSSSFASSNQIMGVRKTTDFIEKLTWGLAAFMVIVSVATAYVVPSQAEGSSVIMEQAVKEQKTNPLNAPAGFAAPQKDAAATTAPAAATDSTKN
- a CDS encoding tetratricopeptide repeat protein → MIQQRLQEWIEHPELLGTESLYELKRLLERYPYFQTARILYLKNLFLLHDPSFQEELRKGALFVADLSVLFYAIEGEHFVIRQHTEKSGELVAGAEDRTLDLIDRFLSDTSGATTDSLLPLPAEAVDYTSVLAEEFPAEGAEAVPLKGQELIDNFIEKASKEEGKGEISLMEDTSFGEALPLKEEEEKSLEKEGEPEEAEGEQSEPEDEENYFTETLAKIYVKQQRYDKALEIIKKLNLKYPKKNTYFADQIRFLEKLIINAKSK
- the lptE gene encoding LptE family protein; protein product: MGLNKKYIRLTKYVLPVVLCILTACTVSYKFNGSSINYDKVKTISFQNFPNRSAAFVWGPMESMFNTALQDKYMQQTRLKQVRQGGDLELSGEITNYDAYNKGVGSDGYSTMAELRMTVNVRFVNNSNHAEDFSDQQFTASREYNASQQLSSVQEELVQQMIDEIVEQIFNATVANW